One segment of Chionomys nivalis chromosome 1, mChiNiv1.1, whole genome shotgun sequence DNA contains the following:
- the LOC130877317 gene encoding immunoglobulin lambda-1 light chain-like encodes MMIPNPLLGLLLLWLSGARCDIQMTQPQASLPVSLGDSVTITCQASQNIYGYLAWYQQKPGNPPKLLIYSANSLADGVPTRFSGSGSGTQYSLKISGLKSEDVATYYCQQYSSYPPTVIQVMTKITQENRSARCDIQINQSPVSLSASLGDSVTITCQASQNSYSYLAWYQQKPGNPPKLLIYDANSLANGIRVRFSGSGSGTQYFLKISGLQSEDVQIITVNSLAVSLSD; translated from the exons atgatGATCCCCAATCCTCTCCTGGGGTTGCTGTTGCTTTGGCTTTCAG GTGCCAGATGTGACATCCAGATGACCCAGCCTCAAGCCTCCCTTCCTGTGTCTCTGGGAGACAGTGTCACCATCACATGCCAGGCCAGTCAAAACATTTACGGTTATTTAGCATGGTATCAGCAGAAACCAGGGAATCCTCCCAAGCTCCTGATCTATAGTGCAAACAGCTTGGCCGATGGGGTCCCAACGAGGTTCAGTGGCAGTGGATCTGGCACACAGTATTCTCTCAAGATCAGTGGCTTGAAGTCTGAAGATGTTGCAACTTATTACTGTCAACAGTATAGCAGTTACCCACCCACAGTGATTCAAGTCATGACAAAAATCACCCAAGAAAACAGAA GTGCCAGATGTGACATCCAAATAAACCAGTCTCCAGTCTCCCTTTCTGCATCTCTGGGTGACAGTGTCACCATCACATGCCAGGCCAGTCAAAACAGTTACAGTTATTTAGCATGGTATCAGCAGAAACCAGGGAATCCTCCCAAGCTCCTGATCTATGATGCAAACAGCTTGGCCAATGGGATCCGAGTGAGGTTCAGCGGCAGTGGATCTGGCACACAGTATTTTCTCAAAATCAGTGGCCTGCAGTCTGAAGACGTGCAAATTATTACTGTCAACAGCTTAGCAGTTTCCCTCAGTGATTGA